One segment of Salvia splendens isolate huo1 chromosome 20, SspV2, whole genome shotgun sequence DNA contains the following:
- the LOC121781782 gene encoding uncharacterized protein LOC121781782, producing MLFDQPAAEWVFNYCSNNEFVTWREFLEDVHHRFDRQSFKNFYGLIAKLTQTGTVLEYHDTFERYLNRVKGVPESDLFTLFVVGLKPDLRERLELHRPQSLAAAMALALELSDTMAERIPQPSTGARRSWLNRDARGPTVSAPLPQPSPTPGAPAHPQGGSGRPAVQLRSPMVRVSQAEKVDRARLGLCYYCPDKWVMGHVCKQRLLCYAEEDGDVGSDSELLPEESVATNVTHIQAMHGGQRSRPLKVTGLFADREVGILIDTGSDRDFLHPKIAEGLHLPLSPILPFRVVVGNGEALLCTHVSRHTRVEVQGTVFMVDLHILPIHGPDVILGMDWLESLGKVMADFGGKTLEFVQGGKSIVLKGILPQPRRVSLHSLLASSSSHAACEFYEVLLLDSEVSALAASTEEGFPPNLHPGVAAVLERFRQVFGVPEGLPPVRQFDHRVHLLPGAKPVNVRPYRYPYFQKNEIERQVKEMLEQGIIQRSNSPFSSPVLLIRKKDGTFRFCIDYRALNNATVPDHFPIPTADELFDELGRARVFTKLDLRSGYHQIRINNEDVFKTAFRTHDGHFEFLVMPFGLTNAPSTF from the coding sequence ATGTTGTTCGACCAACCTGCGGCGGAATGGGTTTTCAACTATTGCTCGAATAATGAATTCGTGACGTGGCGTGAATTCTTGGAGGATGTACATCACCGTTTCGATCGACAGAGCTTCAAGAACTTCTATGGGCTGATAGCAAAATTGACACAGACAGGAACGGTGTTGGAATATCACGACACGTTTGAGCGATATCTGAATCGTGTTAAGGGGGTTCCAGAATCAGATCTGTTCACCCTATTTGTCGTTGGCCTTAAACCCGATTTGCGGGAGAGGCTAGAATTGCATCGACCCCAATCCCTGGCTGCCGCCATGGCTCTAGCACTGGAGCTGTCGGATACCATGGCGGAACGCATACCCCAGCCGTCGACTGGAGCGCGACGATCCTGGCTGAACCGGGACGCGAGGGGGCCGACGGTCTCTGCCCCGCTGCCGCAACCTTCCCCGACACCAGGCGCGCCAGCCCATCCCCAGGGCGGCTCGGGAAGACCGGCAGTTCAGCTGCGGTCCCCGATGGTCCGTGTGTCACAGGCGGAAAAAGTGGATCGGGCACGGTTGGGCCTTTGTTATTACTGCCCCGATAAATGGGTAATGGGCCATGTGTGCAAGCAGCGTTTGCTGTGCTACGCAGAGGAGGACGGAGACGTGGGCTCGGACAGTGAACTACTGCCGGAGGAAAGTGTGGCAACAAATGTCACCCATATCCAGGCCATGCATGGGGGCCAGCGATCCCGGCCCCTCAAGGTGACGGGTTTGTTTGCGGACCGAGAAGTTGGCATCTTGATTGACACGGGCAGCGACAGGGACTTCCTACATCCCAAAATTGCGGAGGGGCTTCACCTACCCTTGTCGCCAATTCTGCCTTTTCGAGTGGTTGTTGGGAATGGCGAGGCACTGCTATGTACTCATGTTTCCCGGCATACACGGGTGGAGGTTCAGGGGACAGTCTTCATGGTAGACTTGCATATTCTCCCCATCCACGGTCCGGACGTAATTTTGGGGATGGATTGGTTGGAATCCTTGGGGAAGGTAATGGCCGATTTCGGGGGGAAGACACTCGAGTTCGTTCAAGGGGGCAAGAGCATTGTCTTGAAGGGGATTCTGCCCCAACCCAGACGCGTAAGCTTACATTCATTACTTGCCTCGTCGTCCTCTCACGCGGCCTGCGAATTTTATGAAGTGTTACTTCTGGACTCAGAGGTTTCTGCCCTGGCAGCCAGCACGGAGGAGGGGTTTCCGCCAAACCTGCATCCGGGGGTAGCAGCCGTGTTGGAGCGGTTCCGGCAGGTGTTCGGTGTGCCGGAGGGCCTTCCACCGGTACGACAATTCGACCATCGCGTACACCTATTGCCAGGGGCGAAGCCCGTGAATGTGAGACCTTATCGCTACCCGTActttcaaaaaaatgaaatagagcGGCAGGTGAAGGAGATGTTGGAGCAGGGTATTATTCAAAGGAGCAACAGCCCCTTCTCATCGCCGGTCCTACTAATCCGCAAGAAGGATGGGACATTCCGTTTCTGTATTGATTATCGAGCACTAAACAACGCCACGGTGCCCGACCATTTCCCGATTCCGACGGCCGACGAGCTCTTCGATGAGTTAGGCAGGGCGAGGGTGTTCACTAAATTAGATTTGCGCTCGGGCTACCATCAAATCCGGATAAACAACGAGGACGTTTTCAAGACGGCCTTTCGCACTCACGACGGCCACTTTGAATTTCTGGTCATGCCGTTCGGATTGACGAATGCCCCGTCAACATTTTAG
- the LOC121781784 gene encoding uncharacterized mitochondrial protein AtMg00860-like has product MNAIFQPMLRKFVIVFFDDILVYSPSMEAHEEHLAAVLSVLHNNSFFVKLSKCFFCSTTVDYLGHLISDGLLKADPTKIEAMTAWPQPKTVKQLRGFLGLTGYYRRFIAGYAMIAAPLTELLKKDGFEWTPRPGQVF; this is encoded by the coding sequence ATGAATGCAATTTTCCAACCAATGCTGCGGAAATTTGTGATAGTTTTCTTCGACGACATTTTGGTGTACAGCCCGTCGATGGAGGCCCATGAAGAACACTTAGCGGCGGTCCTGTCAGTGCTGCACAATAACAGTTTCTTCGTTAAACTATCGAAATGCTTCTTCTGTAGCACGACGGTAGATTACTTGGGCCACTTGATCAGTGACGGCTTACTGAAGGCCGACCCGACCAAAATTGAAGCAATGACGGCTTGGCCGCAACCGAAGACCGTCAAGCAGCTCCGGGGATTTTTGGGCTTAACAGGGTACTATCGTCGGTTTATCGCGGGATACGCTATGATTGCTGCCCCATTGACGGAGTTGCTTAAAAAGGATGGTTTCGAGTGGACACCGAGGCCGGGACAAGTTTTCTAG
- the LOC121781285 gene encoding uncharacterized protein LOC121781285, with translation MAANSDKNRRLHWTNQKHLHFLNSMEASFVQSMLQNNSRFPPLHRYLPDSSDSTLDLDKFKSSSSTFHTDNVESSVRRTETKTKTKTIILSCQKSSQDQVVPEFQKQGR, from the exons ATGGCAGCAAACAGTGATAAAAACAGGAGGTTGCATTGGACAAACCAGAAGCACTTGCATTTCTTGAACTCAATGGAAGCTTCTTTTGTTCAATCCATGCTCCAAAATAACTCCCGCTTTCCCCCTCTCCACCGTTATTTACCAGACTCCTCTGATTCTACCCTGGATTTGGACAAGTTTAAATCATCTTCCTCCACTTTTCATACAG ATAATGTGGAGTCCAGTGTGAGAAGGACAGAGACAAAGACAAAGACAAAGACGATAATTTTATCATGCCAAAAATCTTCTCAGGATCAG GTGGTCCCAGAATTTCAGAAACAAGGGAGATGA